In one window of Aceticella autotrophica DNA:
- a CDS encoding IS1182 family transposase: MIGKADRQMSFSDYWLLGKISEVSYYHRLRTWVFNNLNEEMFQPLFSYYGRESISPVYTFTAMLIQFEKGYSDREMEEESRFDDRIKYALTAPRDFDGIDAVTLCDHRKRLFNSEIGKEIFIKTISQAKEVGLFNKDNLHIIDSFMIWGSCARQDTYTMIYQGIKMVLRFMKFYEMEDASKKILKRTDYEENIKKPKIAWENEKEKAKLLEELVKDALSLVENIKTKKDIKDDLKKAIELLERVALQDVEITNDGHVKMIEGTAKDRIISVVDDEMRHGRKTSSKLSDGYKAEIITGGEKGSVVVGIEVDGANIADGEHMSDLIEQSRRNGVDIDKLYGDCAYSDFEEIEKRKEEGTDFCIRVPEATNPSGGFSKEEFKIDLEKGTVECPNGHIKQFDTEKTQKHEQVTVKFRAEECNDCPLKDQCTKSKKGRTINIHPYEKEIQEQREYQKTDEFKEDYAKRPNVERNISELTRHGGRKGRYRGKLKIRWQMIMVAINNNIKVIMKHISKICNRQIKKGEVCPKTA; this comes from the coding sequence ATGATAGGAAAAGCAGATAGACAAATGTCATTTTCAGATTATTGGTTACTTGGGAAAATTTCTGAAGTAAGTTATTATCATAGATTAAGAACATGGGTATTTAATAATCTTAATGAAGAAATGTTTCAGCCACTTTTCTCATACTATGGCAGAGAATCCATATCCCCAGTATATACATTTACAGCGATGCTGATACAATTTGAAAAAGGATATTCTGATCGTGAAATGGAAGAAGAATCACGATTCGATGATAGAATTAAATATGCATTAACCGCACCACGGGATTTTGATGGAATAGATGCAGTAACATTATGTGATCATAGAAAAAGACTGTTTAACAGTGAAATAGGAAAAGAAATATTTATTAAAACAATTAGTCAGGCAAAAGAAGTAGGACTGTTTAATAAAGACAACTTACATATAATAGATTCATTCATGATTTGGGGCTCTTGTGCCAGACAAGATACTTACACTATGATATACCAAGGGATAAAGATGGTTCTCCGTTTCATGAAGTTTTACGAAATGGAAGATGCATCAAAAAAAATACTGAAAAGAACAGATTATGAAGAAAATATCAAAAAACCCAAAATAGCATGGGAAAATGAAAAAGAAAAAGCAAAATTACTCGAAGAACTTGTTAAAGATGCACTATCACTCGTAGAAAATATAAAAACAAAAAAAGATATAAAAGATGATTTAAAAAAAGCAATTGAATTATTAGAAAGAGTAGCATTACAAGATGTTGAAATAACAAACGATGGGCATGTAAAAATGATAGAAGGAACAGCGAAAGACAGAATAATATCAGTAGTAGATGACGAAATGCGCCATGGGAGAAAGACCTCATCGAAATTATCAGATGGATACAAAGCTGAAATTATAACAGGAGGAGAAAAAGGCTCAGTAGTAGTAGGAATAGAAGTCGATGGAGCAAATATAGCAGATGGTGAACATATGAGTGATCTTATAGAACAAAGCCGAAGAAACGGCGTTGATATAGATAAACTGTATGGAGATTGTGCATATAGTGACTTTGAAGAAATAGAAAAAAGGAAAGAAGAAGGAACAGATTTTTGCATTAGAGTACCGGAAGCAACAAATCCAAGTGGAGGATTTTCAAAAGAAGAATTCAAAATTGATTTAGAAAAAGGAACAGTAGAATGTCCCAACGGACACATAAAACAATTTGATACTGAAAAAACGCAAAAACATGAGCAAGTTACAGTAAAATTTAGAGCAGAAGAATGTAATGATTGTCCGCTAAAAGACCAATGTACAAAATCAAAAAAAGGGAGAACAATAAATATACATCCATATGAAAAAGAGATACAAGAACAAAGAGAATATCAAAAAACAGATGAATTTAAAGAAGACTATGCAAAAAGACCGAATGTAGAAAGAAACATATCAGAACTTACCAGGCATGGCGGACGTAAAGGAAGGTATAGAGGGAAATTAAAAATAAGATGGCAAATGATAATGGTAGCAATAAACAATAATATCAAAGTAATAATGAAACATATTTCTAAAATTTGTAATAGACAAATTAAGAAGGGAGAAGTCTGCCCAAAAACGGCTTAA